In the Pungitius pungitius chromosome 5, fPunPun2.1, whole genome shotgun sequence genome, one interval contains:
- the lhx2b gene encoding LIM/homeobox protein Lhx2b isoform X3: MLFHGLPGGDVHGVVEEMDRRGKSESAAISSSIDMGETETSVPCMSSERVALCAGCGRKISDRYYLLAVDKQWHMRCLKCCECKLNLESELTCFSKDGSIYCKEDYYRRFSVQRCARCHLGISASEMVMRARDLVYHLNCFTCTSCSKMLTTGDHFGMKDSLVYCRLHFETLIQGEYQTHFNHADVVPHKGLGPANTLGLSYFNGVGTVQKGRPRKRKSPGPGAELAAYNAALSCNENDGESMDRDSQYSSSQKTKRMRTSFKHHQLRTMKSYFAINHNPDAKDLKQLAQKTGLTKRVLQVWFQNARAKFRRNLLRQESTGADKASDGSTLQGGTPSGPASEISNASMSPSSTPTTLTDLTNPTMPTVTSVLTSVPGGMDVHECRSPSQTTLTSLF, from the exons TCCGTGCCGTGTATGAGCAGCGAGCGCGTGGCTCTGTGCGCGGGCTGTGGGAGGAAGATCTCGGACCGCTACTACCTGCTGGCCGTGGACAAACAGTGGCACATGCGCTGCCTCAAGTGCTGCGAGTGTAAACTCAACCTGGAGTCCGAGCTCACTTGCTTCAGCAAGGACGGCAGCATCTACTGCAAGGAGGACTACTACAG AAGATTTTCGGTGCAGAGATGCGCTCGGTGCCACCTGGGAATCTCAGCCTCGGAGATGGTGATGCGGGCCCGGGACCTGGTGTACCACCTCAACTGTTTCACGTGCACCTCGTGCAGCAAGATGCTCACCACCGGGGACCACTTTGGCATGAAGGACAGTCTGGTGTACTGTCGACTGCACTTTGAGACTCTCATTCAGGGAGAATATCAGACACATTTTAACCACGCGGATGTGGTCCCGCACAAAGGCCTGGGCCCGGCCAACACGCTCGGACTATCCTACTTCAACGGCGTGGGGACGGTGCAGAAAGGCCGGCCCAGGAAGAGGAAAAGCCCCGGGCCGGGCGCAGAGCTGGCCGCTTATAACGCAG CGCTGAGCTGCAACGAGAATGACGGGGAGTCCATGGACCGGGACTCACAGTACAGCTCCAGTCAGAAGACCAAGCGCATGCGGACGTCCTTCAAGCACCACCAGCTGAGGACCATGAAGTCCTACTTTGCCATTAACCACAACCCAGACGCCAAGGACCTCAAGCAGCTCGCCCAGAAGACCGGCCTCACCAAGCGGGTCTTACAG GTATGGTTCCAAAATGCTCGGGCCAAATTCAGGAGGAACCTGCTGCGGCAGGAGAGCACCGGGGCGGACAAGGCGTCGGACGGCTCAACGCTGCAGGGCGGGACGCCTTCGGGCCCGGCCTCCGAGATCTCCAACGCTTCCATGAGCCCCTCCAGCACCCCCACCACCCTGACAGACTTGACCAACCCCACCATGCCCACTGTCACCTCCGTGCTCACCTCGGTGCCGGGCGGCATGGATGTCCACGAGTGCCGGAGCCCGTCACAGACCACGCTGACCAGCCTCTTCTGA